In Candidatus Methylomirabilota bacterium, one DNA window encodes the following:
- the fabG gene encoding 3-oxoacyl-ACP reductase FabG produces the protein MDLGIRDRVAIVTGGARSLGRADVEVLAAEGCRVAVLDLNAEGAEEAAKEVTAAGGVARGYACDVRDAGRVAEVAAAVERDLGPVSICVNNAGFVYTVGQLKDTRLEDWELNLAINLTGTFNVTKAVFPGMRERKWGRIVCMASIAGLMGGFGQAAYATTKMGVIGFARSVALEGARHNVTCNVIAPGIIGPNARLSPLYDRMVKRVAMQREGEPEDVASAIAFLCSERARYITGAVLTVTGGMDLFTF, from the coding sequence ATGGACCTGGGCATCCGCGACCGCGTGGCCATCGTGACCGGGGGGGCCCGCAGCCTGGGCCGGGCCGACGTGGAGGTGCTGGCCGCGGAGGGCTGCCGGGTCGCCGTGCTCGACCTCAACGCCGAGGGCGCGGAAGAGGCGGCCAAGGAGGTCACCGCGGCCGGCGGCGTCGCCCGTGGCTACGCCTGCGACGTGCGCGATGCCGGGCGCGTCGCCGAGGTGGCGGCAGCCGTGGAGCGCGATCTGGGGCCGGTCTCGATCTGCGTCAACAACGCCGGCTTCGTCTACACGGTGGGTCAGCTCAAGGACACGCGGCTGGAGGACTGGGAGCTGAACCTGGCGATCAACCTCACCGGGACCTTCAATGTCACCAAGGCCGTCTTCCCGGGCATGCGGGAGCGGAAATGGGGCCGGATCGTGTGCATGGCGTCCATCGCCGGCCTCATGGGCGGGTTCGGGCAGGCGGCCTACGCCACCACCAAGATGGGCGTGATCGGGTTCGCCCGCTCGGTGGCGCTGGAGGGGGCCCGCCACAACGTGACCTGCAACGTCATCGCGCCGGGGATCATCGGGCCCAACGCCAGGCTCTCTCCCCTGTACGACCGCATGGTCAAGCGGGTGGCGATGCAGCGCGAGGGCGAGCCGGAGGACGTGGCCAGCGCCATCGCCTTCCTGTGCTCGGAGCGGGCCCGCTACATCACCGGGGCGGTGCTGACCGTCACCGGCGGCATGGATCTGTTCACCTTCTAG
- a CDS encoding SCP2 sterol-binding domain-containing protein, which translates to MATVSEVFDQMASRFRADKATGTNAVVQYDITGEGGGTWHATIKDGACAVQPGPATNPNLTLSMAAQDWLDMVSGKQSGQMLFMSGKLKLKGDMGLAMKLGSMFSM; encoded by the coding sequence ATGGCGACCGTGAGCGAAGTGTTCGACCAGATGGCGAGCCGGTTCCGCGCCGACAAGGCCACCGGCACGAACGCCGTCGTGCAGTACGACATCACCGGCGAGGGCGGCGGGACCTGGCACGCCACGATCAAGGACGGGGCCTGCGCGGTGCAGCCCGGGCCGGCGACCAATCCCAACCTGACCCTGTCCATGGCGGCCCAGGACTGGCTGGACATGGTCTCGGGCAAGCAGTCGGGCCAGATGCTGTTCATGTCGGGCAAGCTCAAGCTGAAGGGCGACATGGGGCTGGCCATGAAGCTGGGGTCCATGTTCTCGATGTAG